Proteins encoded together in one Psychrobacter sp. 28M-43 window:
- the pnp gene encoding polyribonucleotide nucleotidyltransferase, whose translation MTMFNTIKREFQYGNQQVVIETGRIARQANSILVHMGGVTVLVAAVVKSEAKEGQNFFPLTVNYQEKMYAAGKIPGAYGKREGRASEFETLTSRLIDRPIRPLFPEGYVNEIQITATVVSSDKTQSADIAALIGASAALAISDAPFNGPVAAARVGFINGEYVLNPTSEQLETSDLDLVVAGTKSAVLMVESEAAELSEDQMLGAVLYGHQQQQIVIDNIASMAEEIGTAKQQYSAPERDQALTSSMKEQFGEQVADAYTITDKQARYTKLDEIKQSIIDALAGDAESETYADTVSELKEIYNDLKYRTVRDNILSGKPRIDGRDPETVRALDVQVGVLPYTHGSALFTRGETQALVTTTLGNSRDVNMIDSLGGTIRDHFMLHYNFPHFSVGETGREGIPKRREIGHGRLARRGVQAMLPDSERFPYVIRVVSEITESNGSSSMASVCGASLALMDAGVPLKAPVAGIAMGLVKEGDRFAVLSDILGDEDHLGDMDFKVAGSKNGITALQMDIKIEGITPDIMEQALKQAHAGRIHILEAMNQVLPESRTEINAHAPNYAVIEINPDKIRDVIGKGGATIRQLTEETGAVIDIDDAGTIRIFGENKAATKAAIGKIEALTAEVEVGKTYQGTVARIVDFGAFVNVLPNTDGLVHISQIAEERVENVSDYLKEGQVVKVLVQDVDNRGRIKLTMKGVEQN comes from the coding sequence ATGACAATGTTCAACACCATTAAGCGTGAATTTCAGTATGGCAACCAGCAGGTTGTTATCGAGACAGGCCGTATTGCCCGTCAAGCAAACTCTATTTTAGTACACATGGGCGGCGTAACCGTATTAGTTGCAGCAGTCGTAAAATCAGAAGCTAAAGAAGGTCAAAACTTCTTTCCGCTAACGGTTAATTATCAAGAAAAAATGTATGCAGCGGGTAAAATTCCAGGTGCTTACGGCAAACGTGAAGGCCGTGCGAGCGAATTTGAAACCTTAACTTCACGCTTGATTGACCGTCCGATTCGTCCACTATTCCCAGAAGGCTATGTAAACGAAATCCAAATCACCGCTACAGTGGTTTCATCAGATAAAACTCAGTCTGCAGATATCGCTGCACTAATCGGTGCTTCAGCAGCACTAGCTATCTCTGATGCACCATTTAATGGTCCTGTTGCTGCCGCTCGTGTTGGTTTCATTAACGGCGAATACGTTCTAAACCCAACGTCTGAGCAGCTTGAAACTAGTGATCTAGATTTGGTTGTGGCTGGTACTAAGTCTGCAGTATTGATGGTTGAGTCTGAAGCGGCAGAGCTGTCAGAAGACCAGATGCTAGGTGCAGTATTGTACGGCCATCAGCAACAACAAATTGTTATTGATAACATTGCTTCAATGGCTGAAGAAATCGGTACTGCTAAGCAGCAATACTCTGCTCCTGAGCGTGACCAAGCACTTACTAGCAGCATGAAAGAACAGTTCGGCGAGCAAGTTGCTGACGCTTATACCATTACTGATAAGCAAGCACGTTACACGAAGCTTGATGAAATTAAGCAGTCAATTATTGATGCACTTGCTGGTGATGCTGAGTCAGAAACTTATGCTGATACCGTATCTGAGCTTAAAGAAATCTATAACGACCTTAAATATCGTACCGTTCGTGACAATATCTTGTCAGGTAAGCCGCGTATCGATGGTCGTGACCCTGAGACAGTTCGTGCGCTTGACGTACAAGTTGGTGTATTGCCGTATACGCATGGTTCAGCATTGTTCACACGTGGTGAGACGCAGGCATTGGTTACTACCACACTTGGTAACAGCCGTGACGTCAACATGATTGACTCACTAGGTGGTACGATTCGTGACCATTTCATGCTGCATTACAACTTCCCGCATTTCTCAGTTGGTGAAACGGGCCGTGAAGGTATTCCAAAACGTCGTGAAATCGGTCATGGTCGTCTAGCACGCCGCGGTGTACAAGCGATGTTACCAGATAGTGAGCGTTTCCCGTATGTGATTCGTGTGGTATCAGAAATCACTGAATCTAACGGTTCATCTTCTATGGCTTCTGTTTGTGGCGCAAGCTTGGCATTGATGGACGCAGGCGTACCATTAAAAGCACCAGTTGCTGGTATCGCGATGGGTCTGGTTAAAGAAGGCGATCGTTTCGCTGTATTGTCAGACATCTTGGGTGATGAAGATCATCTAGGTGATATGGACTTTAAAGTAGCTGGTTCTAAAAATGGTATCACTGCACTTCAGATGGATATCAAAATCGAAGGTATTACCCCTGACATCATGGAGCAAGCGCTTAAACAAGCCCATGCAGGTCGTATCCATATCCTAGAAGCAATGAACCAAGTATTGCCTGAGAGCCGTACTGAAATCAATGCTCATGCACCAAACTACGCGGTTATCGAAATCAACCCAGACAAGATTCGTGACGTTATCGGTAAAGGCGGCGCAACTATCCGTCAGCTAACGGAAGAAACTGGCGCGGTTATCGATATCGATGATGCAGGTACTATCCGTATCTTTGGTGAAAACAAAGCAGCGACCAAAGCAGCTATCGGCAAAATCGAAGCACTAACTGCTGAAGTTGAAGTTGGTAAAACTTATCAAGGTACCGTTGCTCGTATCGTCGACTTCGGTGCATTTGTAAATGTCTTGCCAAACACGGATGGCCTAGTACATATTTCACAAATCGCAGAAGAGCGCGTAGAGAATGTATCAGACTATCTAAAAGAAGGTCAGGTCGTTAAAGTACTCGTACAAGACGTTGACAACCGTGGTCGTATCAAACTAACTATGAAAGGTGTTGAGCAGAACTAA